The following coding sequences are from one Bradyrhizobium sp. 200 window:
- a CDS encoding FAD-dependent monooxygenase, which produces MARPLSIAIIGAGMGGLATAAALRRVGIDVTVYEQATQFARLGAGIQIGCNAMKVLRGLGLEARLRAQSFYPRSWNNRDWRTGEVKFDMIFGESAEQKFGAPYLLAHRGDLHAALASAVPDEYVKLNHELVGLEETGDGVRLAFANGAVAIADAVIGADGIHSVVRDILFGVSPVSFTGRIAYRTTYPAALLGGEKIDDCTKWWGEDRHIVIYYVKPDRSEIYLVTSQPEPDFRIESWSAKGDVRELRKAFAGFDRQVEQVLAACPDVHKWAIVDRSSLERWTDRNVTLLGDACHPMTPYMAQGAAMAIEDAAVLSRCLDGVEREGVANAFRRFEATRKERTERIQQTSRANTWLSGKTDTDWVYGYDAWTVPLAA; this is translated from the coding sequence ATGGCAAGACCGCTATCGATTGCGATCATCGGTGCTGGCATGGGTGGGCTCGCGACCGCCGCGGCGCTGCGGCGGGTCGGCATCGATGTCACCGTCTACGAACAGGCCACGCAATTCGCGCGGCTGGGCGCCGGTATCCAGATCGGCTGCAACGCCATGAAGGTGCTGCGCGGCCTAGGGCTGGAGGCGAGGCTGCGAGCGCAATCGTTCTATCCGCGCTCCTGGAACAACCGCGACTGGCGCACCGGCGAAGTCAAGTTCGACATGATCTTCGGCGAAAGCGCCGAACAGAAGTTTGGCGCGCCCTATCTGCTGGCGCACCGCGGCGATCTTCATGCGGCGCTCGCCAGCGCCGTTCCCGATGAGTACGTCAAGCTCAATCACGAACTGGTCGGGCTGGAGGAAACCGGCGACGGCGTCCGGCTCGCTTTTGCCAACGGCGCAGTTGCAATCGCTGACGCCGTGATCGGCGCCGATGGCATTCACTCGGTCGTGCGAGACATCCTGTTCGGCGTCTCGCCGGTGAGCTTCACCGGACGGATCGCCTACCGCACCACTTATCCCGCCGCGTTGCTCGGCGGTGAAAAGATCGACGATTGCACCAAATGGTGGGGCGAGGACCGCCACATCGTTATCTATTACGTCAAGCCGGATCGCAGCGAGATCTATCTCGTCACCAGCCAGCCGGAACCGGATTTCCGCATCGAGTCGTGGTCTGCGAAGGGCGACGTCAGGGAGTTGCGCAAGGCGTTCGCCGGCTTCGACCGTCAGGTCGAGCAGGTGCTGGCCGCATGCCCCGATGTCCATAAATGGGCGATCGTCGACCGCAGCTCGCTGGAGCGATGGACGGATCGCAACGTCACGCTGCTCGGCGACGCCTGCCATCCAATGACACCCTACATGGCGCAGGGCGCAGCCATGGCGATCGAGGACGCGGCGGTGTTGTCGCGCTGTCTCGACGGCGTGGAGCGGGAAGGCGTTGCAAATGCTTTTCGCCGGTTTGAGGCGACGCGCAAGGAGCGGACGGAGCGTATCCAGCAGACCTCGCGCGCCAATACCTGGCTCAGCGGCAAGACCGATACCGACTGGGTCTATGGCTACGACGCCTGGACCGTGCCGCTGGCGGCGTAA